From Chloroflexota bacterium, one genomic window encodes:
- a CDS encoding ferritin family protein: MPIATDLTASEVLGIAIKSEIDAATVYDHLAKRIRNRALSEKITFLRKEEEQHRRLLEEMFARNFPGVKLLLPEKGLHPEMSIEVTRSMTVPELFELAMEAEETSRDFYADLAERSEDESGRATLRYLSNMESDHYYLLRTEYEMVTRFPGYYDADDFHVGMDLIHVGP, encoded by the coding sequence ATGCCTATCGCCACAGACCTGACCGCATCCGAAGTCTTGGGAATTGCCATCAAGTCCGAGATAGATGCGGCCACCGTGTACGACCACTTGGCCAAGAGGATACGCAATCGCGCTCTATCTGAGAAAATCACCTTCCTGCGCAAAGAGGAGGAGCAGCATCGCCGCCTGCTCGAGGAGATGTTTGCCCGGAATTTCCCCGGCGTGAAATTGCTTCTGCCGGAGAAGGGGCTGCACCCCGAGATGAGCATAGAAGTGACAAGAAGCATGACGGTGCCAGAACTTTTCGAACTGGCGATGGAAGCCGAGGAGACCTCGCGGGATTTCTATGCCGACCTGGCCGAAAGGTCGGAGGATGAGAGCGGCAGGGCTACCCTTCGCTATCTGAGCAATATGGAAAGCGACCATTATTACCTGCTCAGGACTGAATACGAGATGGTCACCCGGTTTCCCGGCTACTACGACGCCGATGATTTTCACGTGGGTATGGACCTGATCCACGTCGGTCCTTAG
- a CDS encoding DJ-1/PfpI/YhbO family deglycase/protease, producing MAMNLMGKRVAVLAEDLYEDQELWYPVLRLRAAGAQVQIIGSGSASRYHGKYGCPVDVDAAVADVADVDFDAVVIPGGYAPDKMRRYPEVLSFVRRAHERGKVVAAICHAPWVLISAGILKGRTVTGFSAIKDDLVNAGATFVDREVVRDGNIITSRRPDDLPAFGEAIIAALGEAETGDLSAVTEQTSAIDALRIAIRAEESAKAFYTQAMRRTKDPAAKNMFKQLAAEEERHREIIFKEYQHLTADPDWDRYGIWREVV from the coding sequence GTGGCAATGAATTTGATGGGCAAACGAGTGGCAGTTCTGGCGGAGGATTTGTACGAGGACCAGGAGTTGTGGTATCCGGTGCTGCGGCTGCGTGCTGCGGGTGCCCAGGTGCAGATCATCGGTTCGGGGAGTGCCTCGCGCTATCATGGCAAGTATGGTTGCCCCGTTGACGTAGATGCAGCCGTCGCCGATGTGGCCGACGTGGATTTCGACGCCGTGGTGATCCCTGGCGGCTACGCGCCGGACAAAATGCGTCGCTACCCAGAGGTCCTCTCATTTGTCAGAAGGGCGCACGAGCGGGGCAAGGTGGTGGCTGCCATCTGCCATGCTCCGTGGGTGCTCATCTCGGCGGGCATCCTCAAGGGGCGCACCGTCACGGGCTTCAGCGCGATCAAGGACGATTTGGTGAACGCCGGCGCGACGTTTGTGGATCGAGAGGTAGTGCGCGATGGCAATATCATTACTTCGCGGCGGCCTGATGATCTGCCTGCCTTTGGCGAGGCGATCATCGCAGCTCTGGGTGAGGCGGAGACGGGCGATCTATCCGCGGTCACTGAGCAGACGTCGGCAATAGATGCGTTGCGCATCGCCATCCGGGCTGAGGAGTCGGCCAAGGCTTTCTACACCCAGGCAATGAGGCGGACGAAGGACCCGGCGGCCAAAAATATGTTCAAGCAACTGGCTGCCGAGGAGGAGCGCCACCGCGAGATCATTTTCAAGGAATACCAACACCTGACTGCAGATCCAGATTGGGATCGCTACGGTATCTGGCGCGAAGTAGTGTAG
- a CDS encoding flavodoxin family protein, translating to MNIRILAVAGSPRRGGNSETLLDQAIAGAESQGALVEKVVLQGLKIAPCIECDRCFQTGRCAVQDDYQVLYDKLLAYEGVILAAPIFFMNVSAQAKAFIDRCQCLWAMKYVLRQPLPPTSSGLSRRAAFIATAGSPRTKFDCALSTVRAFTNTLDATYNGDVLINGIDEKGAVSAYPDVLRRAFALGEKLALAGLNPDEVPLKPR from the coding sequence GTGAACATCCGTATCTTGGCCGTAGCGGGCAGTCCCAGGCGCGGCGGTAACTCCGAGACCCTCCTGGACCAAGCCATTGCCGGCGCGGAGTCGCAGGGCGCTCTGGTCGAGAAGGTTGTGCTCCAGGGCTTGAAGATCGCACCGTGTATCGAGTGTGACCGCTGTTTCCAGACTGGGCGCTGCGCTGTGCAGGATGACTATCAGGTCTTATACGACAAACTCCTGGCCTATGAAGGGGTGATATTGGCCGCGCCCATCTTCTTTATGAATGTGAGCGCCCAAGCCAAAGCGTTCATTGACCGCTGCCAATGCCTCTGGGCGATGAAATACGTCCTCCGCCAACCGTTGCCCCCCACGTCCTCGGGACTGTCTCGTCGGGCGGCATTTATCGCCACGGCAGGGTCACCCCGAACCAAATTCGATTGTGCCCTTTCCACCGTGCGGGCTTTCACCAATACCCTGGATGCGACCTACAACGGTGATGTGCTCATCAATGGAATAGATGAAAAGGGCGCAGTCTCGGCATACCCCGATGTGCTACGAAGGGCCTTCGCGTTAGGTGAGAAGTTAGCACTCGCAGGGCTTAACCCAGATGAAGTGCCCTTGAAGCCAAGGTAG
- a CDS encoding NAD(P)/FAD-dependent oxidoreductase, whose protein sequence is MKFVIVGNGVAGITVARFLSENSPENQVIIYTAEQFPYYPRPRLPEFLAGEIAQEELYFYPPEWYEQRRIIVHLGTPIEGLDRAAKQVLPKGKPAEAYDRLLLASGGYAFVPPIEGKDQQGVFVLRTLQDALNIRAYAQNVHRAIVIGGGLLGMEAARGLRKLGLEVTVLESAPYCLPRQLDAKGASVFEKYATGLGLKILTHASCEAILGNGSVSGIRLTDGRTLDGEIVLISTGVRSNVALAKEAGLVVNKGVVVDEHLTTSDPAIFAAGDVAEFKGQVWGIIPAAIDQARVAWQNMISPNSASYQGTVPSNTLKIVGIDLTTIGKFDPEGEPYQVYRRVGEEKGIYKKLVLQDGVIVGTILLGDKRPVGPISRLIQEGRNVSAYAEHLLDDDFDFNTIA, encoded by the coding sequence ATGAAATTCGTGATCGTGGGCAATGGCGTGGCCGGCATCACGGTGGCCCGCTTCCTATCTGAGAATAGCCCGGAGAACCAGGTGATTATCTACACGGCGGAACAGTTCCCCTACTATCCTCGCCCTCGCCTCCCGGAGTTCTTGGCAGGAGAGATCGCACAGGAGGAACTGTACTTTTATCCGCCCGAGTGGTATGAGCAAAGGCGGATCATAGTGCATCTGGGAACTCCGATAGAGGGTTTGGATCGGGCGGCAAAGCAGGTGCTCCCTAAGGGCAAACCCGCTGAGGCATACGATCGGCTTTTGTTGGCCAGCGGGGGCTATGCCTTCGTCCCGCCCATTGAGGGGAAAGATCAGCAAGGGGTCTTTGTCCTGCGCACGCTGCAAGATGCACTGAACATCCGGGCCTACGCTCAGAACGTGCACCGGGCCATCGTCATCGGCGGGGGACTATTAGGAATGGAGGCCGCACGGGGCCTGCGCAAACTGGGGTTGGAGGTCACGGTCCTCGAGTCGGCCCCTTATTGTCTGCCCCGCCAACTGGATGCGAAGGGCGCTTCGGTCTTCGAGAAGTATGCCACGGGACTGGGGCTGAAGATACTCACGCACGCATCATGTGAGGCCATCCTCGGCAATGGCTCGGTCAGCGGCATCCGTCTCACCGATGGACGCACGCTCGACGGCGAGATCGTGCTCATCTCTACCGGCGTGCGCTCGAATGTGGCGCTGGCCAAGGAGGCCGGGCTGGTGGTGAACAAGGGCGTGGTGGTGGACGAGCATCTCACCACCTCGGACCCAGCGATCTTCGCGGCGGGTGACGTGGCCGAATTCAAGGGCCAGGTGTGGGGCATCATCCCGGCGGCCATTGACCAAGCGCGAGTGGCCTGGCAGAATATGATCTCACCCAACTCTGCATCCTATCAGGGCACAGTGCCCTCCAACACGCTGAAAATCGTGGGCATTGACCTGACCACCATCGGTAAATTTGATCCCGAGGGCGAGCCTTATCAGGTTTATCGGAGGGTAGGGGAAGAGAAGGGCATCTACAAGAAATTGGTGCTCCAAGATGGTGTGATCGTGGGCACCATTCTCTTGGGCGATAAGAGACCGGTTGGCCCTATCAGTCGGCTGATCCAAGAGGGGAGAAATGTCTCAGCCTACGCCGAGCATTTATTGGATGACGATTTTGATTTCAACACCATTGCGTGA
- a CDS encoding ABC transporter permease subunit: MPALSAITLTKIYREGDQQYVLMRGLDLTVEHGEFVVVTGGQGSGKSTLLRILGGLEKPTAGTVHIEDQDLTQLSPWARAKVRANRLGFLFRQPLLLEEQSVLQNVMLPLRYSNIPRAEGRARAERLLARVGLADKANLPAKSLSLAEKQRLALARALVNGPAVVLADEPAGDLSDEEARALADLMRALCDEEGVAFLIAESDARISRVADRVVRMEDIARPEQGYAVAWLPSELASPQRALSDGELLSQIYESELAAIFKPFMPLINLIVRPIVFALIASVFIVYFCFFGLRVAEYGRYGASVDVLDTAVRAAIHTGQYLTNVVTKGDFGLYNTGFGSIYYWRESSARPILDLVRPTVSKSLALLFLSMLLGAVIGVPLGIGAALTRHGRLSLAFLVLAIVGVSAPSFFLGLLLQIVVITFYKSTGIRLAPIGGFGWDAHIILPALTLAARPIAQVARVSFVALAEVLETDYIRTARAKGLNGRAVLFDHALRNAGVPILTALGTSLRFSLSSLPVVEILFNWPGMGETLWGAIRQGQIELATTLILFLGVFFILINQTLDILYRRIDPRLREEHVQLRTKRSGLDILANVVFSIRDAFERLSERLPGGRKAPEFRLAQLLKGNHEKHRPPTAEELRRAQVIAAERRRAWVQSTLGSLSFMLGAIVVVGLVVVVVLGPQLAPHDPSQTHSYFDIDGKWIVPPLSPGHGYPLGTDQQGRDILSLLLVGARRTMTIAFFAVLARVLLGAVVGCLAGWFSDSLLDRALMSVTEVMAAFPTLLLAVVIIYALGIRQGLMVFVVALCVVGWGETAQYVRSQVMSIRERDYVEGALAVGLGDVAILLRHVLPNLLPSLVVLACLEMGGVLMLLGELGFMGVFIGGGFTTSSMSDTGLTYFDIPEWGVMLSNTWRYFRSAPWTTFYPALAFTIAILGFNLFGEGLRRLTERLTVSLNRLFSRYTLAAAAAVVALVFFTAEGTGPWRVYGPQAQQFNVERAMQDISYLASPELDGRLTGTRGAQLAAEYIAKQMEAAGVQSAGEEVNGQWTYFQTIPWDVRDLTAVPSLQVWDRAGQELGPWTYGQDFSETYGSPSQVGSFEGEVICIGFGPGTVTYPEQGMISSVELGNFVAMVDAQSLQPIYSLFRYYTAYSPGALLIVVESPQAWARRNLLYPQSGTNADVPYLYITPEVADAILKDSGYTFRELQQTWQQLSAGQGFSMHTGARARVSIESEKRSVPVINVLGFIPGTDTALDDEAIIVLAPYDGLGRRIDGVLYPGANDSASSVAVMLEIARLWKDLDFRPKRTVIFVAWGGSERHLEPRVDHFLRARPGFIESYGIIAVLDLVGIGSGTGNGIHLQESTSDRLTGFFRTVGKRAGVNISTLGTGFTPPRADKNLPWVRLTWDGSVYLSHTPEDTPENIDPQKLGQAGRALALALMVLSREPTY, translated from the coding sequence ATGCCTGCGCTCTCTGCGATTACGCTCACGAAAATCTATAGGGAAGGCGACCAGCAGTACGTCCTGATGCGCGGCCTGGACCTGACCGTAGAGCACGGCGAGTTCGTGGTCGTGACCGGCGGCCAGGGCAGCGGCAAGAGCACATTGCTGCGCATCTTGGGCGGCTTGGAGAAACCGACCGCCGGCACAGTGCACATCGAGGATCAGGATCTCACCCAACTCTCGCCCTGGGCGCGCGCCAAAGTGCGTGCGAACCGGCTCGGTTTCCTCTTCCGCCAACCACTCCTGCTGGAAGAGCAGAGCGTTCTGCAAAACGTCATGCTGCCCCTGCGCTACAGCAATATCCCTCGCGCGGAGGGCCGGGCGCGGGCCGAGAGGTTGCTGGCCCGGGTGGGCTTGGCAGATAAGGCGAACTTGCCAGCGAAATCTTTGTCTCTGGCCGAGAAGCAGCGCCTCGCTCTGGCGCGGGCGCTGGTGAACGGGCCTGCTGTGGTGCTTGCCGACGAGCCAGCGGGTGACCTCTCGGATGAGGAAGCCCGTGCGCTGGCGGATTTGATGCGTGCGCTGTGCGATGAGGAGGGCGTAGCCTTCCTCATCGCCGAGAGCGACGCGCGAATCAGCCGAGTGGCGGACCGGGTGGTGCGCATGGAAGACATCGCCCGGCCTGAACAGGGCTATGCCGTGGCTTGGTTACCATCGGAGTTAGCCTCGCCGCAACGCGCCCTCAGCGACGGCGAACTCCTCTCCCAAATCTACGAATCCGAACTGGCTGCCATCTTCAAGCCGTTCATGCCCTTGATCAACTTGATTGTGCGACCCATCGTCTTTGCGCTTATCGCCTCGGTGTTCATTGTCTATTTCTGCTTTTTCGGCCTGCGCGTCGCAGAGTACGGGCGCTACGGAGCATCGGTGGACGTGCTGGATACAGCAGTCCGGGCAGCGATCCACACCGGCCAGTATCTGACCAACGTGGTCACCAAAGGCGATTTCGGCTTGTATAACACTGGTTTTGGCAGCATCTACTACTGGCGTGAGAGTAGCGCCCGCCCCATCCTCGATTTAGTGCGCCCGACTGTGAGCAAGAGCCTGGCCCTATTGTTCCTTTCCATGCTGCTGGGGGCAGTGATTGGCGTGCCACTCGGGATAGGCGCTGCCCTGACTCGTCATGGGCGGCTGTCGCTCGCTTTCCTCGTGCTGGCCATAGTTGGCGTATCGGCGCCCAGTTTCTTCCTCGGCCTCCTGCTCCAGATCGTCGTCATCACCTTCTACAAGAGCACGGGTATCCGATTAGCACCGATTGGTGGCTTCGGGTGGGATGCCCACATCATCCTGCCGGCACTGACCCTGGCAGCCCGACCCATCGCCCAGGTGGCGCGGGTTTCCTTCGTCGCCCTTGCCGAAGTGCTGGAAACCGATTACATCCGCACCGCACGGGCTAAGGGACTCAACGGGCGCGCTGTTCTCTTCGACCATGCCTTGCGCAACGCGGGTGTGCCCATTCTGACAGCATTGGGTACCTCACTGCGCTTTTCTCTATCCAGCCTTCCTGTGGTCGAGATACTCTTCAACTGGCCGGGCATGGGCGAGACCCTCTGGGGCGCGATACGGCAAGGGCAAATCGAACTGGCAACGACGTTGATCCTTTTCCTGGGCGTGTTCTTCATCCTCATCAACCAGACCTTGGACATCTTGTATCGGCGCATTGATCCCCGGTTGCGCGAGGAGCATGTCCAACTGCGGACCAAGCGCAGTGGATTGGATATCTTAGCCAACGTTGTCTTCAGCATCCGCGATGCCTTCGAGCGCCTTTCCGAACGCCTACCCGGTGGCAGAAAAGCCCCCGAGTTCCGACTCGCACAACTGCTCAAAGGGAATCACGAGAAACATCGCCCACCAACTGCCGAAGAACTCCGCCGGGCCCAGGTCATCGCCGCCGAGCGCAGAAGGGCTTGGGTGCAGAGCACTCTGGGTAGCCTTTCCTTTATGCTGGGGGCAATTGTAGTCGTCGGGTTGGTAGTGGTTGTCGTCCTCGGCCCCCAATTAGCGCCCCACGATCCCTCTCAGACTCACTCTTACTTCGACATTGACGGAAAATGGATCGTGCCGCCACTCTCCCCAGGTCACGGCTACCCCTTGGGGACAGACCAACAGGGCCGCGACATCCTGAGCCTACTGTTAGTGGGGGCACGGCGCACCATGACCATCGCCTTCTTCGCTGTGCTCGCTCGTGTCCTGCTTGGGGCAGTCGTTGGCTGTCTGGCGGGTTGGTTTTCCGACAGCCTTTTGGACCGGGCGCTGATGAGCGTGACCGAGGTGATGGCTGCCTTTCCCACCCTGCTCCTGGCAGTCGTGATCATCTATGCTCTGGGCATCCGCCAGGGGTTGATGGTCTTTGTGGTGGCGCTGTGCGTGGTGGGCTGGGGCGAGACAGCCCAATACGTTCGCAGTCAGGTGATGAGCATCCGCGAACGCGACTATGTGGAAGGTGCATTGGCGGTTGGCTTGGGCGATGTGGCTATCTTATTGCGCCACGTGTTGCCCAACCTGCTGCCGTCGCTGGTAGTACTGGCCTGTCTGGAGATGGGCGGCGTGCTCATGCTATTAGGCGAACTGGGCTTCATGGGCGTCTTCATCGGTGGTGGTTTCACCACCTCTTCTATGAGTGACACTGGGCTGACCTATTTCGATATCCCTGAGTGGGGAGTGATGCTCTCCAACACCTGGCGGTACTTCCGCAGCGCCCCGTGGACCACCTTCTACCCCGCCCTGGCCTTCACAATCGCCATCCTGGGGTTCAACCTCTTCGGAGAGGGCTTGCGCCGCCTGACGGAGCGCCTCACCGTGAGCCTGAATCGCCTCTTCAGCCGCTATACCCTGGCCGCCGCGGCTGCGGTCGTAGCGCTCGTGTTCTTCACTGCAGAGGGCACAGGGCCCTGGAGGGTGTACGGCCCACAGGCCCAACAGTTCAATGTCGAGCGAGCGATGCAGGATATCTCCTATCTGGCCAGCCCAGAGTTGGATGGCCGGTTGACCGGCACCAGGGGCGCGCAGTTGGCGGCTGAGTATATTGCCAAACAAATGGAAGCCGCCGGCGTGCAATCCGCCGGAGAGGAAGTGAACGGCCAATGGACCTATTTCCAGACCATCCCCTGGGATGTCCGTGATCTGACCGCTGTGCCGTCGCTCCAAGTGTGGGACCGGGCAGGGCAGGAACTCGGCCCCTGGACGTACGGGCAGGACTTTTCAGAGACGTACGGTTCGCCCTCACAAGTGGGTTCTTTCGAGGGCGAGGTAATATGCATCGGCTTCGGGCCTGGTACGGTAACCTATCCCGAACAGGGTATGATTAGCTCAGTGGAGCTCGGGAATTTCGTGGCGATGGTGGACGCCCAGTCTCTGCAGCCGATCTATTCGCTGTTCCGCTACTATACTGCTTACAGCCCAGGAGCACTGCTGATCGTTGTGGAATCTCCACAGGCATGGGCCCGGCGCAACCTACTCTACCCACAGTCCGGCACAAATGCCGACGTGCCCTATCTCTACATCACTCCCGAAGTGGCGGATGCGATCCTGAAGGACAGCGGCTACACATTCCGAGAGCTGCAACAAACCTGGCAGCAATTGAGCGCCGGTCAGGGATTTTCTATGCACACCGGGGCGCGAGCCCGCGTTTCTATCGAGAGTGAGAAGCGAAGCGTCCCGGTGATAAACGTGTTAGGATTCATCCCCGGCACAGACACAGCCCTGGACGACGAAGCGATCATCGTGCTGGCCCCCTACGATGGACTGGGCCGCAGAATAGATGGCGTCCTCTATCCTGGGGCGAACGATAGCGCCAGCAGTGTGGCGGTGATGTTAGAGATCGCACGGCTGTGGAAAGACCTGGACTTCCGTCCCAAGCGCACGGTGATCTTCGTCGCCTGGGGCGGTTCAGAGCGACATTTGGAGCCCAGGGTGGACCATTTCTTGAGAGCGCGTCCCGGGTTCATCGAGTCGTATGGCATCATCGCCGTGCTGGACCTAGTTGGGATTGGCAGTGGCACAGGCAACGGGATCCACTTGCAAGAGAGCACCAGCGACCGCCTGACCGGCTTTTTCCGCACCGTGGGCAAGCGGGCGGGAGTGAATATCAGCACCCTGGGCACTGGGTTCACACCGCCCAGGGCGGACAAGAACCTCCCCTGGGTAAGGCTCACCTGGGATGGCAGTGTGTATCTCTCTCACACCCCCGAGGACACCCCCGAGAACATAGACCCCCAGAAACTCGGACAGGCCGGGCGCGCCCTGGCCCTGGCGCTGATGGTCTTATCCCGCGAGCCGACGTATTGA
- a CDS encoding efflux RND transporter periplasmic adaptor subunit, whose translation MRRLLLILAVVVAVAIVLYMVGQSFVAKQVSEPTPGTWEQGLPTSPSVRASGVVVPVRWMDLSFRTGGVVGEVLVKEGDTVQAGQVLARLVTDDLQREVDAAADALAIQEAQYAQAMATPTPLDLTVAQATLDSAKANLAELEAGPSPRDVERYKLQWDQAKNSLWAAQAERDGIAGSESPDYVVQGANARVASAEISVRLAELAYQEALEGPSPAALASARAAVAQAQAALDRLKQGPTAEEKTIAEAQLRQARQRLEAAKAALAAAELVAPFDGTITALHLRPGQMISPGQAAMTLADLTEFEVETTDLDEWDLSQIHLDQGVTLTLPGLGNRLLRGRLVYIAPAGSTLPSGDVVFKARIALDRQEQGLRWGMSARIEFIVTGLK comes from the coding sequence ATGAGAAGGTTGCTTTTGATCTTGGCAGTGGTCGTGGCAGTAGCCATTGTCCTCTACATGGTCGGACAATCGTTTGTCGCAAAGCAAGTGTCAGAGCCAACGCCGGGCACCTGGGAGCAGGGTCTTCCCACGAGTCCCTCGGTCCGCGCTTCTGGGGTTGTGGTGCCGGTGAGATGGATGGATCTGAGTTTCCGCACCGGGGGCGTGGTAGGCGAAGTGCTGGTGAAAGAGGGCGATACAGTACAAGCCGGACAAGTGCTGGCTCGCCTCGTGACCGATGATCTGCAACGTGAGGTGGACGCAGCCGCGGATGCTCTGGCGATCCAGGAAGCCCAATATGCCCAGGCCATGGCCACACCTACCCCGCTGGATCTCACCGTGGCTCAGGCCACACTCGATAGTGCCAAGGCCAACCTCGCGGAGTTGGAGGCAGGCCCGAGCCCTCGCGATGTCGAGCGCTACAAATTGCAATGGGATCAGGCCAAGAACAGCCTGTGGGCGGCTCAGGCCGAGCGCGACGGTATCGCCGGCTCGGAATCCCCAGACTATGTAGTGCAGGGAGCAAACGCGCGGGTCGCCTCCGCGGAAATCAGCGTGCGGCTGGCCGAGTTGGCGTATCAAGAAGCACTGGAAGGTCCATCCCCGGCAGCATTGGCTTCGGCGCGCGCCGCCGTGGCCCAGGCACAGGCGGCTTTGGATCGCCTGAAGCAAGGCCCAACCGCCGAGGAGAAAACCATCGCCGAGGCCCAATTGCGCCAGGCCCGCCAGCGCCTGGAGGCGGCAAAAGCAGCATTGGCCGCCGCGGAACTCGTGGCTCCCTTCGACGGGACGATCACCGCCCTGCACCTCCGCCCCGGCCAAATGATCAGCCCCGGCCAGGCAGCGATGACCCTGGCGGACCTGACCGAATTCGAGGTGGAGACCACCGACCTGGACGAATGGGACCTGAGTCAGATTCACCTGGATCAGGGGGTAACGCTCACCCTGCCGGGCTTGGGCAACCGACTTTTGCGCGGTCGGTTGGTGTACATTGCCCCAGCGGGGTCCACCCTGCCCTCAGGCGACGTGGTCTTCAAGGCCCGTATCGCCCTGGACCGGCAAGAGCAGGGCCTGCGCTGGGGTATGAGTGCGCGGATCGAGTTTATCGTGACGGGATTGAAATGA
- a CDS encoding ABC transporter permease, giving the protein MPFLPNRSRHSALAPDLLTIVLFLSACSLLLTGSVAERYPAVESRSRAEGYPITISARSSSATDKDYVMREVRRVEGVAAVAATISGQFASTDLRGLNWTTVTFSGTDSEWPARCYPPPSPGVGLVQGRLPEPDSMDECVLGFELAQQVGLRVGNSIEIQGHPFTVVGIWGPSAIRRGNFAQVSYDAAVYILGASPNRYDTITAWTAPGYSPEAVAKRIWSEIDGLNVVSPDTEWSGVRRAVLVTSALTALVAVLILLVATPVTFAVAHATAAQGDGLSETLVLFGSIGAVAGLVLGWMATFAINNWVRNNYALTPCVVTPRLVIGSLAVTALALTIGLAWAKWRWERAGWPVALVAVVASVVLVVAAQFVAGSWGESLQATLSIAQNLGRDRVLLQALRGSRRLTHELGRLPAVSGIVLEAYSGPVNEDELGWQSLRPASGVLYGLQTSTGYPGLSVLYPVHLAEGRTLSPGAEWEAVVGYDLAQQRGLRIGETLTIRERDFVVVGIWARVPYGFPHDANFRVDIPLTTFRQIMGDPYAVDKITLFVPPVTRAEDRAEYLNRVAALVTEATVQPVDSLLLEAVAGFPAAQSVVRETLDVAILRLRVVYNTVRWGIGFLGLALSGLGLAAALALTVASQREGIRLKKLVGATEADIFAEYLGWAALLGGIAGLCGAFLGWGAASWVNSSYILVQQDIPVLVSTPRLFITSVLLGLFTGLAGGFYPALHAAREFPGEYTAPISASEPSTLTGWEASP; this is encoded by the coding sequence ATGCCTTTTCTCCCAAACCGTTCCCGCCACTCTGCCCTGGCCCCCGACCTGCTGACAATCGTTTTGTTCCTCAGCGCGTGTTCCCTCCTCCTAACGGGGTCAGTCGCTGAACGATACCCGGCCGTAGAATCTCGATCCCGCGCGGAGGGCTATCCGATCACCATAAGTGCGCGTTCATCCTCGGCCACTGACAAAGATTATGTGATGCGAGAAGTGCGGCGTGTTGAGGGCGTGGCAGCAGTGGCCGCTACCATATCGGGTCAGTTTGCCAGCACGGACCTCCGTGGCCTGAACTGGACCACGGTGACTTTCTCCGGCACGGATTCCGAGTGGCCTGCCCGCTGTTATCCGCCCCCTAGCCCTGGCGTAGGTCTGGTGCAGGGCCGCCTCCCGGAGCCCGATAGCATGGACGAGTGCGTCCTAGGCTTCGAGTTGGCGCAACAGGTCGGACTCCGGGTTGGCAATTCCATCGAAATACAAGGCCATCCCTTCACCGTGGTCGGCATCTGGGGGCCATCGGCTATCCGGCGTGGCAATTTCGCCCAGGTGAGTTATGACGCCGCCGTCTACATCCTCGGCGCGTCTCCCAATCGCTACGACACTATCACCGCCTGGACGGCCCCCGGATATTCGCCCGAGGCTGTCGCCAAACGCATTTGGAGTGAAATAGACGGGTTGAACGTGGTCTCCCCTGATACAGAGTGGTCGGGAGTGCGCCGCGCGGTCCTCGTTACCTCGGCACTGACCGCCTTGGTGGCCGTACTCATTTTGCTTGTGGCGACGCCGGTGACGTTTGCCGTGGCGCACGCTACCGCAGCGCAAGGCGATGGGCTGTCTGAAACTTTGGTGCTATTCGGCTCGATCGGGGCAGTGGCGGGACTGGTGCTGGGCTGGATGGCCACGTTCGCCATAAACAATTGGGTGCGCAACAACTATGCGCTTACACCGTGCGTGGTAACGCCCCGGCTGGTTATCGGCTCCCTGGCTGTTACGGCACTCGCATTGACCATAGGGCTGGCTTGGGCCAAATGGCGCTGGGAGCGCGCGGGCTGGCCCGTGGCACTGGTTGCAGTTGTGGCAAGCGTAGTTTTGGTGGTGGCGGCACAGTTTGTGGCCGGATCTTGGGGGGAATCGTTGCAGGCGACCTTGTCCATAGCGCAGAATCTGGGGCGAGACCGAGTGTTGCTGCAAGCCCTGCGTGGTTCGCGCCGCCTGACGCACGAGTTGGGACGATTGCCCGCGGTGAGCGGAATAGTGCTCGAAGCCTATAGCGGCCCTGTCAACGAAGATGAACTGGGCTGGCAGTCTCTACGGCCGGCATCAGGCGTCCTCTACGGGCTACAAACCTCCACCGGATACCCCGGCCTCTCGGTGCTATACCCGGTTCACCTGGCCGAGGGGCGGACTCTATCGCCAGGGGCAGAATGGGAGGCGGTGGTCGGCTACGATCTGGCACAGCAGCGGGGATTGAGGATCGGCGAGACGCTGACCATCCGGGAGCGGGATTTCGTGGTGGTTGGCATCTGGGCGCGTGTACCGTATGGCTTCCCCCACGATGCCAATTTCCGCGTGGACATCCCACTGACAACTTTCCGCCAGATCATGGGCGACCCTTACGCCGTGGACAAGATAACTCTATTCGTGCCCCCCGTGACGAGGGCAGAAGATAGAGCAGAGTACTTGAATCGAGTGGCTGCTTTGGTGACGGAAGCCACCGTCCAACCCGTTGACTCGCTGCTACTGGAGGCTGTGGCAGGCTTCCCGGCGGCGCAGAGTGTGGTCAGAGAAACCCTGGATGTTGCCATCCTGCGTCTCCGCGTCGTGTATAATACTGTCCGCTGGGGCATTGGGTTTCTGGGGCTGGCGTTATCTGGCTTAGGCCTCGCTGCTGCCCTCGCGCTGACCGTCGCTTCGCAACGAGAGGGGATACGACTGAAGAAACTCGTCGGGGCCACCGAAGCGGATATTTTCGCCGAGTACCTGGGCTGGGCAGCGCTCCTGGGCGGGATAGCGGGACTGTGCGGTGCGTTTCTCGGCTGGGGGGCAGCCTCGTGGGTGAACAGCAGTTATATTTTGGTGCAGCAGGATATACCAGTGCTGGTGTCTACACCACGGCTCTTCATCACCAGCGTGTTGTTGGGCCTGTTCACGGGTCTGGCGGGAGGTTTCTACCCCGCCCTTCATGCTGCACGGGAGTTTCCAGGTGAGTACACAGCGCCGATTTCTGCGTCTGAACCATCTACTTTGACAGGATGGGAGGCGAGTCCATGA